The Syngnathoides biaculeatus isolate LvHL_M chromosome 16, ASM1980259v1, whole genome shotgun sequence DNA segment GCACTCAGCCGCGCTGCTGAAGTCCTGGATGTGGTAGTAGCAGAACCCCAGCAGGGAGAGTGCCGCTCGAGACTGGAAACAAAAGACAAGAAccattttcagaaagtttttATGACTTACTAGAGTAtccttgcatgttttgggaatctGTGAGGAAGTCAGAGtacccagtaaaaaaaaaaaaaaaaaaaaaaaaaaaaaaaaagaatgtgcaacctccacacaggaaggccacaTCAAAAATTCAAATCCCGTACCCCAGAAACGTGATGCAGACATGCTGAGCAGTATTTCACCTTAAAATTACATtcttattaaattaaattaaatttattcaGTGACTGCACTCGTTGTATGATTCTAGTCTCACATCAAACACTTTGGGGCGTAACTGTAATATTTGAAGCTGAAAGAAAGAGATAAGACATTCTTATGATCAAACACTTACCCTGGTGTGCTTTTGAAGTTGGCTGTTGAGAATGTGAATGGCCTCAACATACTGGCTGTCCTTAATCTATAAGACACATCAGCAATATTACCCCTCAAGGCTACCTACATACTGTATAACATTTTTACGAGTCACCATTGAGCTGACCGACAAGCtacattttctaaataaaacGGGTCTTTTCTCGTTTCATTCTTGAGCCATGTTAATAACGAATCGCTGTTTACAAGCAAGAAATAGGGAACAtaattcaattcattttccTGTTGTTTGCCGTCAAGCTACTGAGCTAAACAAAGCTAACATCAGGAAAACTCCGTCACATAACTTTCGTATTCCTACCAGTTTATAGATTGTGGCCGTATACTCCCCGTCTTTTATCGTCATCATGATGCCAAACGTTAAGACTTCACGcgccaaatgtgacaaaatctgCTAAATTCTCCGAAAACAAGCAACGCTAACTACTCGGTTAGCTTCACATAGAGGAAGCTGATATATGTTACCTAGCAACCACCCAGACCGGAAGTAAGAGTTTTGACAGGCGTCTATGAAAACCAATCATCTTTGACGATACAGCAACGACAATATTTGACACTGTTCTTTGTACACATAATTTTAGATAACGGCAGTTCACACCCTTTCTTATCAGggatttattatatatatatgcatataaacACAAACTAATGaactctcatatttgtttggacagtggatgcctgttttttttttcttagccacttatcctcacaagggttatcattcacatggagtgctggagcctgtcccagctgtcaacgggcaggaggcagggtacaccctgaactggtagccagtcaatcgcagggcacatggagacaaacagttgcactcacaataacagctaggggcaatttagagtctacaattaacgttgcatgtttgtgggatatGGGGGGAAACTGGCTGATGTGCACTGGCGGCTAGGACAGCTGAGAGAAGACAGTGGGAGTGGGAAAAATGGCTACAACCAGTAATAAACAGGTGGGTCCAATCAATAGCGGGGTTGTGTTTCTTGAGCCGAAGACGAAAGACTCTCAAGAGGGGATGACGAATAGTTAGAGGGTTTGATTGGTCGAGATGAGGAGGCTGGCACCTTTCAGCCTCCTTTCAGCCTCCTCATTTGGTCTGATGAGTAACTGGGGGTATAAGACGCCAGTCCAGGTCAATAAATTTGTTGGGGAATGGGAGGGGCTTCAGGGGTAGCTAGAGAACACATACCAAACCCTCGTGAATAAAATTGTCAACTCCAGAGTTGATGAGGGAGGTTACGGGGTATTGCATTTCAGTCCAAGAATGCATGAAAGAATCGTCATAGGAGAGGGGGCCTGGGGAGAACTTGGTCTGGCTGACTGCGACACTTTCAGTGAATGGCAAGCTCTGTTTTTTGGCTTCACTTGGGAGGAGGTGATGAAATTGCCTGGCTACCGACAACAAATACAATGAGTAATGCAGCCCTGATGTGCCAGAGGATCGAGACGGATCTTGATCCTCTAGTCTAGTGGAGCGTGATGTGGAGGCGGTAGGGGTTTCAGTGAGCAATGGGGTTACTGGAGGGGCTGCCCGAACTGTGAAGGTGCTCCACTACGTGTTCTAACCCTTCTCTCTAACTCTTTCACGCAACCAATTGTCCAATTTTATAGTTAGAGCTAAATTCTTCCAGTGAGGTGGCCACATCCTTGAGCTGCTCTGACAATTCCTTAACGAAAATCCCTTTAAACTCCACTGTGGGATGAATAAAGGTTATCTTATCAtcgttatacagtgaagaaaataggtatttgaacaccctgctatattgcgagttctccgacttagaaatcatggaggggtctgaaattttcatcataggtgcatgtccactgtgagagagataatctaaacacaaaaatccagaaatcacagtgtatgatttttttttatgatttatttgtgtgatacagctgcaaataagtatttgaacacctgagaaaaccaatgttaatatttggtacagtagccttgtttgcaattacagaggtcaaacgtttcctgcagttgttcaccaggtttgcacacactgcaggagggattttggcccactcctcaatACAGATCatgctgtcactgagaaacacggagtttcagctccctccaaagattttctattgggtttaggtctggagactggctaggccacaccagaaccttgatatgcttcttaaggagtcactccttggttttcctggctgtgtgtttatgatacatggccacggtcatcctctccttaatacagtgcagtcatcctgtcctatgtgcagaaaaacacccccaaagcatgatgctaccacccccatgtttcacacttgggatggtgttcttgggatagaactcgtcattcgtcttcctctaaacacagttagtggaattatgaccaaaaagttcaattttggtctcatctgaccacaaaactttttcccatgaatcctctgtatcatccaaatggtcattggcaaaacttaagacgggccttgacatgtgctggtttatccaggggaacctttcgtgccatgcatgatttcaaaccatgacgtcttagtgtattaccaacagtcaccttagaaacggtggtctcacctcttctcaggtcattgacaaagttaTGTCGTGTAGtgctgggctgattcctcaccattctaaggatcactgagaccccacgaggtgacattttgcatggggctacattctgattgagattgcttgtcatgtttagcgtcatccattttctcatgattgctccaacagtggacctttttttcaccaagctgcttgacgatttctccgtggccctttccagctgtgtggagttgtacaattttgtctctggtgtcttggccatgttacaagtttgagtcttactgattgtatggggtgtagaggtgcctttatgcagctaacgacctcccactggtgcatctgattcaggataatacatggagtggaggtggactttgttgaaaggcggactaacaggtctttgagggtcagaattctagctgatggacaggtgttcaaatacttttttgcagctgtatcacacaaataaattgttcaataatacattgtgatttctggatttttctttatagatcaTATccctcagagtggacatgcacttatgatgaaaatatcagacgcctccatgatttctaagtgggagaacttgcaatatagcagggtgttcaaatacttattttcttcactgtacatggtcATTAGAAcaacacatctaaaaaaaacacctgtaaTTCCCCTTTGTCAGACTGTTCTGTGCTTTTTTAATTGACGCAATCATATTAGCAGCTTTGACTAGGTATTGTACATCCTGTGCctgtagcacaaaaaaaaaagagagatttgtgtttttttacttAAATGAGTCATTTCGTTCAAGATGTCCAAGAAAGACAAACAATCAAGCCAGAGGCGCTGGAACCATGCCTCTAACCCAAACCACTCAGTGGGCCTCTAAACTGGTGGACAGACTCAACCGCAGTCTTTGTGTGGTTTTGACATTAAGTCTGAAGAAGGGtgtgttctttctttctttccttctttatctTTCACTGAGCGCTGCCTGGTGTCTAAGAGAAAGCCGACGACTGACGAGAGACCTTCAGGTGACGCACTTGTGCAGCAGGTACGTGcgtgcgcgtgcacacacatttatttattcataacaATCGTTTGAAGAGCAGCAAAGGATTACCGCCGTATCTTTTTATAGAAACATTATCTGCATGCTTGGTGGGATAGTGTACAGTACATCATGTAAAATTcaatcagtggtctcaaaacAACAGCTATTGTTTTtaatacattgttaaaaaaaacatcttttaacacgtttaaatatttgaaacacAAGATTACTCCAGaatattgaaatgttttcaaatagtGTGATTAATATCAAATGCTGTAgtgaaaaatatagaaaaaaaatatagattttaaaaCCTCAAACAGAAGTGTGGGACTCGGTCAAAAATTGTACTCGGTACTCGGGGAGCAAGATTCTGGTCCCGGTtggagtgtttttgtgtgtgtgtgtatgtgtgtgtgtgtgtatgggaggtgcggggggggggggggttgactgGAAAGAAAGTTATAGCAAGACTGAAATAGACAATAAAAGGTGAAATGGAAGTCATATGAGATTAACTCATTTGAGACCATTGAAAATGtcacgcatgaatttgacatttGGAACGACATAAAAAAGTTTGTATTGTTATCCGAGTTTATCCATGACTTCTGTCATCTGGAGTGTTTGGACAGGCCTTCAAGCAAGTGTTAGGTTTCCAAGTTACTTTAAAATTAGAGTTTCAAGCCTGGGTTaggttttaaaacaaaagttaggGTTTCATTTTACAGTATCACTGCAGGATCAGGATTTCCTATTAGGATTTTTAATGAGCATTACGGTTTCACTAAAGGGTTCAAgttggtttgggtttcaaagcaGAAGAGTGATTTCAAAGTaggatttcaaattagggttccAAGCTTGGGTTAGATTTTAAGACAAGGGTTTAAGTGTCAAACAAGGGTTAGTGTTTTAAACTAAGGTCTCAAGACAGGGCTTAGCTTTAAAATTCTGGTTTGGAGGCAAGATTTTTCAAAGCAGGTTTGGGTTTCAAGTCAAGCTTTAAAGCTAGGGTTAGTGTTTAAAATTTGGGTTTAAGGGCACAATTGCAATCTCAAAACAAAACCGTGGTTAGGGTTTCCTATCTGGATTATACTGTTTGAAACCACAGTTGGGGTTTCAAGATCGTGTTTCTAGTTAGGAATAAGATGTCAGCATAGAGTTTGAATTCATGACTGTGGCGTCACGTCAGTTAAGGTTTCAAACCAAGCTGAAGGTTTCAAGGTAAGGTTTCAAAACAGGATTATAGCTTCAAAGTAGTATGTAGAAACGTTTCCTGAGAGCATGTGTTGTGTACACATTGATGCATCCACGAGATTATGTCCTTATAGGGTGTTTGTGCAGGTCGTAGTGTGGACCATGGCCCAAAAGGTGACCTTGGCGGTGCTGGTCTTGTTGGCCATTGCATCGGCAACCGTGACGGCGCAGCGGCGACGCGCGCAGGCTCAGACGCAGACGGCCAACACGGATGAATGGAACTACCGGGATGGCTGTGAGCAAACAGATTTCCCTCTCTTCTGTTTACTCAACGTCAGAGTTCAGGGCTCTCGATGACGGTGTCAAAGGCAGAGGTGACGACAAACATTGGCAGTACATTGAGTCGgaaaactggggaaaaaaactgtacatGAACATGTGCAATAAACTGAATATACGTCAGCCACCTCATAATGTATGTAGCAAAAGTGTCACAAACAGACTTTATACACAAACTGTAGCAGTTGAGTGACAACCATTGTCCACCGATCAACAATATTATGCATATAATatgctgtacagtatatgcacgtgtgaatggaaaaatgtacataaatacaTGCTACTGAACAATATACAGAAGTGAATGTGATCAGGAAGAACAATAGTCAGCAGCATTGTATGAACCTCTCAACAAAATCAGCTGTCTATGCAGTAAATGGAAATGCCACTGATGCAGATCAAATACTATATATGGGTACATTGATACCATTATATAGCGTActgaaaaaataatgtacaaaaatgCTGCAGAAGGATAACTATTTGTTCTCTAAAGAAGAAACAGACATTTCCCTTATTTGAGGTGGAATGCCATATTACTGAAGCAAGAAACAGTTACCATTATATTCCAATCCTTAATTTCCAAACAAGACTGAACATCCATTGTCATTGTTGTGTCAAAACTACAATATAACAGTtcacaaacaaattttaactTAGATTATGACCAAATCTTTCAATAAAATAGATCCTACTCATCGGAGATTCTCATGAAGATGCAGCAGACTTCTTTCTTTTCTCCTGCCCATCTGTGTGAGTTCGCTCATAGGTTCTGCTCTAAAAGTGCCCCAAAATCTTTTTCCAGGTTGAACACAAACCAGTTGGTTGAAGTAGTcacaaaatgttgatttttttttttttaagtgaccttgaaaatgattttttttcaaaatcatccTCTTCAGTAAATCAATTCTCATCTACAGTACATGCATTATTCAGCTCAAACAACCAGAGGACTATGTAATTATCTGAACCAATCAGAGGATGGGGAAAATACCACTGTGACTTAGCCTGTGTTAAGTGGTGAAATCTAAAATCTTATTGGTGAGACCTTTttaacagtgtgtgtgtgtgtgtgtgtgtgtttgtgcatgtgggCATGTGTGTCCGTACATTTGCCCTGGTTGATGCCAGCACTTGGGATTCTGAAGGTGTTGGGCAGTTTATATTTGTATGGCAACATATAGAAGGTGAAATCTGatggaaaaaacacacacacatacagaactCTACAGGACTTGAAGATgactaaataaaatgaaaacaaaatacatgttcaaataaatatttattattatatattattatagaCATGTATatgttgtatttgtatttcatccatccattttcttcactgcttatcctcacaagggtcacggggagtactggagcctatcccagctgtcaacgggcaggaggcggggtgcaccctgaattggttgccagccaatcgcagggcacattgagacaaacagccacactcacaatcacacctaggagcaatttagagtgtccaattaatgttgcatgtttttggaatgtgggaggaaaccggaatgcctggagaaagtccacgcaggcatggggagaacatgcaaactccacacaggcgggtctgggattaaacctgggatctcagaactgtgagaccaacgctttaccacctgatccaccatACCAGcctgtatttatattatatgTCATAATTATTTAAGGCTTTTGAGACCTGTAGGTAAGGCTCTGAAAGCCCTTGTGTCTTACCActgctgtacagtatatgcaaacGTGAAAGGCAAAATATACATACACGCTATGCTATATACAGAAGTGTAAGGGAACAGGTGCAAGAATAGTAAGCAGCATTGTATGCAGTAGTCAATATACAAACCCTCAGTTAAGAATGGAATAAACAATATCAGTACAGAGACAACGATACATGAAGTACACAAACATTACTCGACTGTAGGAGTATACTATGGATTTAATCACAAggttcaaattttatttttctttgaggaAGGGATTTGCTCATCATGTCTTAAATTGAGgtgcatctttctaattttgagggcattttttttgcacgttaATCCCACAACAACAAGGGTTTCATGAAACGATAAAATCACGACAACATAATAGGGGAGTTGAATGTTGGAATATACACACTTATACACAGGCTATTGAGAGCATTGTTGGGTGTACGTCACCAGGCTAATGTTCATGTTCCTAAATGTTGTCGTCACTCATTGGTTCCCCGTCTGGTCCCAGCTGACAGGGTCAGCATGAGAGGGGTGGCCAACCTGACTCAGATCTTGGACAACTGGCGCTTCGACATACTCAACCAGATGAAAGGACTCCTGCAGAATGACCACCAGTCTCTGCTACCTGACTACGCCAGGTACGCCTCAAACCGACCCAGCAACACATAAGTGCAACCACCTCAGAAAGGGAATATTGCCTCCCAGCCAAAGAGTCCCCACAGGAATATGGTCCTTCCTCAGGCCTGGAAGTACACGAAGGGAGAGCAGGGTGTAATTTGGAGTTCAGAAATAGAACgttttgaaataaacaaaaggaAGTTTGGTGTTTCCTGCATCCTGGTGCAGTTTGGCTTGGAGGGAGAGACATTATGATGGTCCAGTAGTTAAAATGACATGTTATCACTTCCTTTTTCACGCTTTTATTCATACAAATTACTGCTTCAGCTTCTTTTCCTCTTGCCCTCACATAAAGCTCAAACTTTGATTGGGTTGTCCTTCATAACAAAATGTTCCATTAGGGTCAGCCCTCTTTGGAAGCAAGTTAGTGAGCAGCTGGTGCAAGAAGCTGATCTAGCAGTTGTCAATGATGTAGCAGTTAGTTCACAAAAAGCAACTGACTCAGATTCAGAAACCAACCAAAATAGACAGTAAAAGGCAATAATCCACACAATTTATCCCAAAATGTAATGGCTAACAGTTCAACACAGAATGTAGAAATAGACCAAAACGAATATAGTTCGTAGTATTGCACATGGCTACTGGTCACAGGCGATTCAAATTAAATCCTTCATTCAGAAAATGCTACCAGCTGAGAGTTATAGCCAGTCTTCtgcaattgaattaaaaaaagtaaaaatttaacAAACTATAATTCACATGACTTCTGGTCACAGAagaatcaaattaaaatcctttgtttacaaaaagcTACTAATGAAAAGTTCAGTCAATTCAACTGCAATGGAGAAAAGCAGAAAGTAAAAACCTGCCAGAGTTAAGTCActtaaaatcaaaatcaaagccCATTGGTCACAAAAAGTTGGTCAATACCAGCTCCTGCAATCTCATAGCAAGCAGTGCTAAACAAAGTATCAACCTACCCAAATTAAAGCAGCTAAGTAGCAATAGTTGGAAGTAATCCAGCGACTACTGGCTACACAAGATCCAAATCAGACTCCTTCGTTCACAAAAGGTTGGTCAGTACCAGCTGCCACAAGCTATAAGCTAACAGCGCTAAAGACAAAGTTGAAATCtaccataataaataaatcattttctgagcaacttatcctcacgagggtcgcaggagtgctggagcctatcctagctgtcaacaggcagggtataccctgaactggtcgccagccaaccacactcacaatcacacctcggggcaatttagagtgtccaattaatgtcgcatgtttttgggatgtggagggaaaacggagtgcttggagaaaaactcacgcaggcacagggagatcatgcaaactccacacaggtgggaccgggtttgaacctgggacctaagaactgtgaggccaatgctttccagttgatccaccatgccgccccaaaataaatgtattcGGTTGTATTCCACGACTACTGGACACACAACATCTAAATGAAATTCCTTGGTTTACAAAACGTTGGTCAATACAAGTTCTACCAAGGCAATAGCAATGGAACGAAAACAGTGCACAGATTCCTACATCCTCTAAATACAGTTGGTACTAATCCACGTGATTTGTggggacaaaaaatgttgaaaaaccaAGTTCTCCGTTCATAAAGAGTTGCTCAATACTGAGTCAAGGAGGCTAACGGTTTGTAGTgctgaaagaaagaagaaagagttAAAAGAGTGAACACTTATTcttaatcatcatcataactACTACAAACAAGGAGGTACTACTTTGGCATGTTTTGGCTCCGTCCAGGATCCAGCCTCTATCTGAGGCTCTGGGGGATCTCTACAAGGAGTTTAACTCCCTGAAAGCTCATCTGGGTGAGCTGACGGAGAAGTTCACTGTCCTGGAGACCTTCATGGATGAGGTGAAAGCCGGCCGGGGAGCCACCCAGACCCAGACCCAGGCCTCAGCGCCCGTTCCCAGGCAAACGGGTAGGCGTGTGGTAAAAAAGAAGACCACCTCTGCAGCCACCACCTCCTAAAATGACCATATTCATACTTTTGTGCTTACTCTGCTTTTGAATTCAATGACAtaatagaaaaaaacacaaaaatacactttgGTGGTGTGTAAATAAAGCGCTTGTTATTGGTACAAATAAGTGATGAGAAGCTCTCGAGTAACCATGAAGGATTTTCTTCCCTTCTGGAAACATTTTTGTCGTGTCGGCACGCTTTGAGGGATTTGCTCTTGCTGCTGGAGCTCAGCCCAACATACTGAACCGCATCCAAGTCAGCTTGTTAGGATGTGCTTGCTTCCGCTTGGCGTTTTGTTTCCTGCTGcatcacgcacacacaaacatgtacacttgtGCACTCCAGTAAACAAATAAAGTCCCTTCT contains these protein-coding regions:
- the si:ch211-76l23.4 gene encoding uncharacterized protein si:ch211-76l23.4, translated to MPLTQTTQWASKLVDRLNRSLCVVLTLSLKKGVFFLSFLLYLSLSAAWCLRESRRLTRDLQVTHLCSRVFVQVVVWTMAQKVTLAVLVLLAIASATVTAQRRRAQAQTQTANTDEWNYRDGSDRVSMRGVANLTQILDNWRFDILNQMKGLLQNDHQSLLPDYARIQPLSEALGDLYKEFNSLKAHLGELTEKFTVLETFMDEVKAGRGATQTQTQASAPVPRQTGRRVVKKKTTSAATTS